One Astatotilapia calliptera chromosome 1, fAstCal1.2, whole genome shotgun sequence DNA segment encodes these proteins:
- the znf710b gene encoding zinc finger protein 710 isoform X2 produces MARLVDIGTQTDPVVVLSLAQAAVLGLISQNEVFGATIAPNGFYTGEPKESPAPPVDGVDYEYADQLIGANGDYLGENLGEDGQMQPSCSQRRWQQGPPQHPDGKMVVPDRHGLQAGDMSSSHVKGEGMNSGMSSCVHMLNNMAPRGGLVQVDPATLRGTNKNCAECEREATNQQQANTHVHPPPPQVAHRGPEQGHRGLQAQRPMGGHGRGGREDEEEVEHQGNTMMKPTQQEEAISSYFQTSEVGSYDSTEMGMGGEYEDSSQSMMWTDGSAAGQHPQPPHPQPPRRHGGRRVDRLDINIQIDESYCVDVGDGLKRWKCRMCDKSYTSKYNLVTHILGHNGIKPHACPHCGKLFKQPSHLQTHLLTHQGTRPHKCTVCKKGFTQTSHLKRHMLQHTDVKPYSCRFCRRGFAYPSELRAHEVKHERGRCHVCSQCGMEFPTYAHLKRHQTSHQGPHTFQCTECNKSFAYRSQLQNHLLKHQSPRPYTCSQCGLEFVQLHHLRQHSLTHKGMKGHKCDVCSREFTLSANLKRHMLIHNSVRPFQCHVCFKSFIQKQTLKTHMIVHLPVKPFKCKVCGKSFNRMYNLLGHMHLHAGSKPFKCPYCTSKFNLKGNLSRHMKVKHGMDVSPEGQEVLPEMDSQGEYEGQNFTFTAPDSMDNGGSQNLTKLTTANMEDMEEYYNFGKDTSSYTTP; encoded by the exons ATGGCCAGGCTGGTGGACATAGGCACACAGACAGATCCAGTAGTTGTGCTGTCCTTGGCCCAGGCCGCCGTGCTAGGTCTCATCTCCCAGAATGAAGTATTCGGAGCTACCATTGCACCAAACGGCTTCTACACTGGTGAACCAAAAGAGTCCCCTGCACCCCCAGTAGACGGAGTTGACTACGAGTACGCAGACCAACTTATCGGCGCCAACGGAGATTATCTTGGAGAAAACTTGGGAGAAGACGGTCAGATGCAACCAAGCTGCAGCCAGCGGCGGTGGCAGCAGGGGCCGCCTCAGCATCCAGATGGGAAAATGGTAGTCCCCGATCGTCATGGCCTTCAAGCAGGTGACATGTCCTCTTCCCACGTGAAAGGGGAAGGGATGAACTCTGGAATGTCCTCCTGTGTCCACATGCTGAACAATATGGCTCCCAGAGGTGGTCTGGTTCAAGTAGATCCGGCCACCCTGAGAGGCACCAACAAGAACTGTGCAGAATGTGAGCGGGAAGCTACAAACCAGCAGCAAGCCAACACACATGTCCACCCTCCTCCCCCCCAGGTGGCCCACAGGGGACCGGAGCAGGGCCACAGAGGACTGCAGGCCCAGCGCCCGATGGGGGGCCACGGTCGAGGTGGTagagaggatgaagaagaggTAGAACACCAGGGGAACACAATGATGAAACCCACACAGCAGGAGGAAGCTATCAGCAGCTACTTCCAGACCAGTGAAGTGGGAAGCTACGATTCTACAGAGATGGGAATGGGGGGCGAGTATGAAGACAGCAGCCAGAGTATGATGTGGACAGACGGGAGTGCGGCAGGGCAGCATCCCCAGCCTCCACACCCCCAGCCTCCACGTAGACACGGTGGCCGTAGAGTAGACCGGCTAGATATCAACATCCAGATTGATGAATCCTACTGCGTAGACGTGGGAGACGGTTTGAAACGCTGGAAGTGTCGCATGTGTGATAAATCCTACACCTCTAAATATAACCTGGTCACACACATCCTGGGCCACAACGGCATCAAACCGCATGCCTGTCCACATTGCGGAAAGCTTTTCAAGCAGCCCAGTCACCTCCAAACCCATCTGCTAACCCACCAAGGTACGCGGCCTCACAAGTGCACAGTCTGCAAGAAGGGCTTCACCCAGACCAGTCACCTGAAGCGACACATGCTGCAACACACCGACGTAAAGCCCTACAGCTGCCGCTTCTGCCGCCGTGGCTTCGCCTATCCCAGCGAACTGCGAGCGCACGAGGTGAAGCACGAACGAGGCCGCTGCCATGTGTGCTCGCAATGTGGCATGGAGTTCCCCACCTATGCTCACCTCAAACGCCACCAGACCAGCCACCAGGGTCCCCACACCTTCCAGTGCACCGAGTGTAATAAGTCTTTCGCCTACCGTAGCCAGCTCCAGAACCACCTCCTGAAGCACCAGAGCCCGAGGCCTTACACCTGCTCCCAGTGCGGCCTGGAGTTTGTGCAACTCCACCACCTACGTCAGCACTCGCTCACCCATAAG GGGATGAAAGGCCACAAGTGTGACGTGTGTTCCCGAGAGTTCACCCTGTCTGCCAACCTGAAGAGGCATATGCTCATCCACAACAGCGTCAGGCCCTTCCAGTGTCACGTTTGCTTCAAGAGCTTCATCCAGAAACAGACCCTCAAGACCCACATGATCGTCCACCTGCCTGTGAAGCCATTCAAATGCAAG GTTTGTGGCAAGTCTTTCAACCGAATGTATAACCTTCTGGGTCACATGCATCTCCATGCTGGCAGTAAGCCCTTCAAGTGTCCTTACTGCACCAGTAAGTTCAACCTGAAAGGAAACCTCAGCAGGCACATGAAGGTCAAACACGGCATGGATGTCTCACCAGAAGGACAAG AAGTTCTTCCAGAAATGGACAGCCAGGGGGAATATGAAGGACAGAACTTCACCTTTACAGCACCGGACAGTATGGACAATGGTGGCTCCCAAAACCTCACTAAACTCACTACAGCAAACATGGAGGACATGGAGGAGTATTACAATTTTGGAAAGGATACAAGCAGCTACACTACACCTTGA
- the LOC113024974 gene encoding isocitrate dehydrogenase [NADP], mitochondrial-like, producing the protein MAGYLKALTTVSRSAAAALSQNPAVVSPAAVCHHRLQQRNYATKRIKVDQPVVEMDGDEMTRIIWEFIKEKLILPNVDVELKYFDLGLPYRDQTNDQVTIDSALATMKYNVAVKCATITPDEARVEEFKLKKMWKSPNGTIRNILGGTVFREPILCKNIPRLVPGWTQPITIGRHAFGDQYRATDFVINQPGKFKIVFTPADGSTKQEWEVYDFPAGGCGMGMYNTDESISGFAHSCFQYAIQKKWPLYMSTKNTILKAYDGRFKDIFQDIFEKNYKPQFDKLKIWYEHRLIDDMVAQVLKSSGGFVWACKNYDGDVQSDILAQGFGSLGLMTSVLVCPDGKTIEAEAAHGTVTRHYREHQIGKPTSTNPIASIFAWTRGLEHRGKLDENPDLIKFCQTLEKVCVDTVENGIMTKDLAGCIHGLANCKLNEHYVNTTDFLDAIKTNLDKALGN; encoded by the exons ATGGCGGGATACCTTAAAGCTCTGACTACGGTGTCGAGGAGTGCCGCCGCTGCGCTGTCGCAAAACCCCGCAGTGGTCTCACCGGCCGCCGTCTGCCATCACAGACTGCAACAGAGAAACT atgcaaCAAAACGTATCAAAGTGGACCAGCCAGTCGTGGAAATGGATGGTGATGAGATGACTCGCATCATATGGGAGTTCATTAAAGAGAAG CTCATCCTGCCCAATGTGGATGTTGAGCTGAAGTATTTCGACCTGGGTCTGCCCTACAGAGACCAGACGAATGACCAGGTCACCATAGATTCTGCTCTGGCGACTATGAAATACAACGTGGCTGTCAAATGTGCCACCATCACCCCTGATGAGGCCAGAGTTGAGG AGTTTAAACTAAAGAAGATGTGGAAGAGTCCCAACGGGACCATCAGGAACATCTTAGGCGGCACAGTTTTCCGTGAGCCAATCCTTTGCAAAAACATTCCCCGTCTTGTTCCTGGATGGACACAACCCATAACAATTGGCAGGCATGCTTTTGGAGATCag TACAGGGCCACAGACTTTGTCATTAACCAGCCTGGCAAGTTTAAGATTGTTTTTACCCCAGCTGATGGAAGCACAAAGCAGGAGTGGGAGGTGTATGACTTCCCAGCAGGAGGTTGTGGGATGGGGATGTACAACACGGATGAG TCCATCAGTGGATTTGCTCACAGCTGCTTCCAGTATGCCATCCAGAAGAAGTGGCCCCTATACATGAGCACCAAGAACACGATCCTCAAGGCCTACGATGGCCGCTTTAAAGACATCTTCCAGGACATCTTTGAGAA aAACTACAAGCCGCAGTTTGACAAGCTGAAGATCTGGTATGAGCACCGTCTCATTGACGACATGGTGGCCCAGGTCCTGAAGTCCTCTGGAGGATTTGTTTGGGCTTGCAAGAATTATGATGGAGATGTGCAGTCAGACATTCTGGCTCAGG GCTTTGGTTCTCTGGGTCTCATGACATCAGTGCTTGTGTGTcccgacggtaaaaccatcgagGCTGAGGCCGCACATGGCACTGTCACCAGGCACTACCGTGAACACCAGATA GGAAAACCAACCAGTACCAACCCCATCGCAAGCATATTTGCTTGGACCAGAGGGCTGGAGCACAGAGGCAAACTGGATGAGAATCCTGATTTGATAAA GTTCTGCCAAACTTTGGAAAAAGTCTGCGTGGATACGGTGGAAAATGGTATAATGACCAAGGATCTTGCAGGTTGCATCCATGGCTTGGCCAA CTGCAAGCTAAATGAACACTATGTCAACACGACAGACTTCCTTGATGCCATAAAGACCAACCTCGATAAAGCTCTCGGCAACTGA
- the znf710b gene encoding zinc finger protein 710 isoform X1 encodes MRSLKHLKPHSRRSVEEASRRLGRCEPKVMARLVDIGTQTDPVVVLSLAQAAVLGLISQNEVFGATIAPNGFYTGEPKESPAPPVDGVDYEYADQLIGANGDYLGENLGEDGQMQPSCSQRRWQQGPPQHPDGKMVVPDRHGLQAGDMSSSHVKGEGMNSGMSSCVHMLNNMAPRGGLVQVDPATLRGTNKNCAECEREATNQQQANTHVHPPPPQVAHRGPEQGHRGLQAQRPMGGHGRGGREDEEEVEHQGNTMMKPTQQEEAISSYFQTSEVGSYDSTEMGMGGEYEDSSQSMMWTDGSAAGQHPQPPHPQPPRRHGGRRVDRLDINIQIDESYCVDVGDGLKRWKCRMCDKSYTSKYNLVTHILGHNGIKPHACPHCGKLFKQPSHLQTHLLTHQGTRPHKCTVCKKGFTQTSHLKRHMLQHTDVKPYSCRFCRRGFAYPSELRAHEVKHERGRCHVCSQCGMEFPTYAHLKRHQTSHQGPHTFQCTECNKSFAYRSQLQNHLLKHQSPRPYTCSQCGLEFVQLHHLRQHSLTHKGMKGHKCDVCSREFTLSANLKRHMLIHNSVRPFQCHVCFKSFIQKQTLKTHMIVHLPVKPFKCKVCGKSFNRMYNLLGHMHLHAGSKPFKCPYCTSKFNLKGNLSRHMKVKHGMDVSPEGQEVLPEMDSQGEYEGQNFTFTAPDSMDNGGSQNLTKLTTANMEDMEEYYNFGKDTSSYTTP; translated from the exons ATGAGATCCTTGAAGCACCTGAAACCTCACAGCAGGAGGAGCGTG GAGGAGGCGAGCCGGCGCCTGGGTAGATGTGAGCCCAAGGTAATGGCCAGGCTGGTGGACATAGGCACACAGACAGATCCAGTAGTTGTGCTGTCCTTGGCCCAGGCCGCCGTGCTAGGTCTCATCTCCCAGAATGAAGTATTCGGAGCTACCATTGCACCAAACGGCTTCTACACTGGTGAACCAAAAGAGTCCCCTGCACCCCCAGTAGACGGAGTTGACTACGAGTACGCAGACCAACTTATCGGCGCCAACGGAGATTATCTTGGAGAAAACTTGGGAGAAGACGGTCAGATGCAACCAAGCTGCAGCCAGCGGCGGTGGCAGCAGGGGCCGCCTCAGCATCCAGATGGGAAAATGGTAGTCCCCGATCGTCATGGCCTTCAAGCAGGTGACATGTCCTCTTCCCACGTGAAAGGGGAAGGGATGAACTCTGGAATGTCCTCCTGTGTCCACATGCTGAACAATATGGCTCCCAGAGGTGGTCTGGTTCAAGTAGATCCGGCCACCCTGAGAGGCACCAACAAGAACTGTGCAGAATGTGAGCGGGAAGCTACAAACCAGCAGCAAGCCAACACACATGTCCACCCTCCTCCCCCCCAGGTGGCCCACAGGGGACCGGAGCAGGGCCACAGAGGACTGCAGGCCCAGCGCCCGATGGGGGGCCACGGTCGAGGTGGTagagaggatgaagaagaggTAGAACACCAGGGGAACACAATGATGAAACCCACACAGCAGGAGGAAGCTATCAGCAGCTACTTCCAGACCAGTGAAGTGGGAAGCTACGATTCTACAGAGATGGGAATGGGGGGCGAGTATGAAGACAGCAGCCAGAGTATGATGTGGACAGACGGGAGTGCGGCAGGGCAGCATCCCCAGCCTCCACACCCCCAGCCTCCACGTAGACACGGTGGCCGTAGAGTAGACCGGCTAGATATCAACATCCAGATTGATGAATCCTACTGCGTAGACGTGGGAGACGGTTTGAAACGCTGGAAGTGTCGCATGTGTGATAAATCCTACACCTCTAAATATAACCTGGTCACACACATCCTGGGCCACAACGGCATCAAACCGCATGCCTGTCCACATTGCGGAAAGCTTTTCAAGCAGCCCAGTCACCTCCAAACCCATCTGCTAACCCACCAAGGTACGCGGCCTCACAAGTGCACAGTCTGCAAGAAGGGCTTCACCCAGACCAGTCACCTGAAGCGACACATGCTGCAACACACCGACGTAAAGCCCTACAGCTGCCGCTTCTGCCGCCGTGGCTTCGCCTATCCCAGCGAACTGCGAGCGCACGAGGTGAAGCACGAACGAGGCCGCTGCCATGTGTGCTCGCAATGTGGCATGGAGTTCCCCACCTATGCTCACCTCAAACGCCACCAGACCAGCCACCAGGGTCCCCACACCTTCCAGTGCACCGAGTGTAATAAGTCTTTCGCCTACCGTAGCCAGCTCCAGAACCACCTCCTGAAGCACCAGAGCCCGAGGCCTTACACCTGCTCCCAGTGCGGCCTGGAGTTTGTGCAACTCCACCACCTACGTCAGCACTCGCTCACCCATAAG GGGATGAAAGGCCACAAGTGTGACGTGTGTTCCCGAGAGTTCACCCTGTCTGCCAACCTGAAGAGGCATATGCTCATCCACAACAGCGTCAGGCCCTTCCAGTGTCACGTTTGCTTCAAGAGCTTCATCCAGAAACAGACCCTCAAGACCCACATGATCGTCCACCTGCCTGTGAAGCCATTCAAATGCAAG GTTTGTGGCAAGTCTTTCAACCGAATGTATAACCTTCTGGGTCACATGCATCTCCATGCTGGCAGTAAGCCCTTCAAGTGTCCTTACTGCACCAGTAAGTTCAACCTGAAAGGAAACCTCAGCAGGCACATGAAGGTCAAACACGGCATGGATGTCTCACCAGAAGGACAAG AAGTTCTTCCAGAAATGGACAGCCAGGGGGAATATGAAGGACAGAACTTCACCTTTACAGCACCGGACAGTATGGACAATGGTGGCTCCCAAAACCTCACTAAACTCACTACAGCAAACATGGAGGACATGGAGGAGTATTACAATTTTGGAAAGGATACAAGCAGCTACACTACACCTTGA
- the tmed3 gene encoding transmembrane emp24 domain-containing protein 3 — MLYLSLTCLLLLCGACVVSGTEITFELPDNDKQCFYEELEKDVKFDIDFQVISGGNYDVDCFVTDPHDNALYNEKKKQYDSFSHTTTMKGVYKVCFSNEFSTFTHKVVYLDFRHGNEEPILDSMKRTTALTQLESSCVAIHEILKVVADSQTWYRLREAQDRTKAEHLLERVTYWSIGETVLLFVIGIGQVMMLKSFFSDKKGSVAATT, encoded by the exons ATGTTGTATTTGTCACtcacctgtttgctgctgttgtgtggTGCATGTGTGGTGTCTGGGACTGAGATCACATTTGAACTGCCTGACAATGACAAGCAGTGTTTCTACGAGGAGCTGGAGAAAGACGTGAAGTTTGACATAGACTTTCAA gTTATTTCAGGGGGCAACTATGATGTGGACTGCTTCGTCACAGATCCTCATGACAATGCCTTGTATaatgagaagaagaagcagtatGACAGCTTCTCTCACACCACAACTATGAAGGGAGTCTACAAGGTTTGCTTCAGCAATGAATTCTCCACTTTTACACACAAAGTAGTGTATCTGGACTTCCGCCACGGGAATGAGGAACCCATTCTGGACAGCATGAAAAGAACCACAGCTCTGACTCAG TTGGAGTCGTCTTGCGTCGCCATTCATGAGATCCTGAAGGTGGTGGCTGACTCGCAGACATGGTACAGGCTGAGAGAGGCGCAGGATCGCACAAAAGCAGAGCACCTGCTGGAGCGCGTCACCTACTGGTCCATCGGAGAAACCGTCCTGTTGTTTGTCATCGGCATCGGTCAAGTCATGATGCTTAAGAGCTTCTTCTCTGACAAGAAAGGCTCTGTGGCAGCTACCACTTAA